gagaatgggggatacTGCCCTCTCTTTTTCTATCTGACTGTACTGAACCTCTTCCCCATTTATGATCCTCCTTTCTCACCCACTCCCCATCCCTCATATCTCCTTTTCCTTCCTCCTCTGCATTGATAGCTGATATTTCTCATCCATAAATCTCCCAAAAGAAGAAAATATTGAAACAAAGAACAATGTTAGACAACTATTTCTATTACATAAATCATATTTACATTATGGCGCATAATTCAAATTTTTACAACTATATCAGATAATTGCCACAGGAGCTattccctcttctcctcccccccccccccacccccctcccccgagctgCTACAGGAAAGTAGGAGTTGTGGATATATGCCAGATGTGGAAGGAAGCCTGACCATGTATAGGATATCATTCCTTATCTGGCAGGTTCTCTAGTGTCCTAGGTGTATGAGCATACTACTAATTGGTTACCTTACAGTAAAAAAAGAGGGCTGTTATGTTATGAGGAATAGAATCTTAGCATGACATTGGAGAATTggtctatattttattttatttattgcatttgtatcccacattttcccacctgtttgtaggtATTCCGGAAACAACCAAACAGATTATTAGGAAAATGATTCATTTGCATGTCACTTTGTTTAAATATTTGCATAGCAAAATAAGCTTGGCTGACTTGCTGCCAAGTTCAGATTTAGCTTTGAGAGAGGTTTTTGATGGTACGTTTTCCTTTAACCTCTATAAAGACCTGATAAgaatttctgtatttttttcctacccggttatttcattttttattctttgCTTCTACAGAAGTCTAATTTATCTGAACGTGTAGCTGTCCTTTGGCTTGCACAGTTCCTGGCACGTTAGCTAAGATTTACATGACAGTAAGAGGAAAAATGAAAGCCCAAGTCTCAAAATCTGGAAATCTTTTTTTGCTTATGAGCTAGCAGCGTAACATAGTGGTTGGCGTTCAGAGCTGTGAAAACTAGAGCCCCAGGCTCCTGTTCCTTCACTTACTCACAAGCTTGTACGTTTCTTGACGCATAgacttggattgtaagctctttgagccagGAATCTTGTCACCCTGTAATTATTTACAGAATCATGTAAGCACATAGGACTGTATAAATATATATTCTGACAGTCAGTATAAACTGAGAATTCAATATATCAAATCAAAAAAAGCTCTGTTAGGATGCTTTAACCCATCATCTTTTTGGAAAAGCTTCCAGATTCACTATATTCTTGAATGAATTTGTCGTGCCTCATTTCATGGCATTCCGTGTTGAAtattttaacctttttatttctcctgttccTAATTTTATGACATTTGTAAAGCTAATGTTTTTCAGTCAACTAGTCTTACCTAATAAGGACTTAAAATGTTATAAGTTTATGTTGTGCCTTATGAAAATATAACAAGTTATTCTTTAATGCTGTGtgttgtaataataataataaatcttgtATATACTTCTCAAGAGCTGATTAAAACAGTCTGAGTGGTGACCAATAAAAATCAACCCACCCCATCTCCCATTCTCCTAAACCTTTCTaatcctaaatttaaaaaaaaaaacattgctacaATCATTATCCTACTTCAACCCTATCTTCTTCAATATACAGACATTAAAAGCTGTCATTCTGAGGAATTACACTTTCTCCTATATAGCTTGTTAGTATTGATGTATTATATGAAGATCACCTCCTTGTGTTGAATGCTTCTTGATGTGTGTTTGGGGGAAGGGGTGATGTCTAATTCTAATGTTTGAATCAAAGCTGGTTTGATATTTGCTTATTATGTATTTGATAATgataaataaaacttaaaaatgaAACCTGGTAGGTTagatcaaaggttcatcaagcccagcatcgttTCTTGGAAAGGGACCAATcagggtcacaagtacatggcaccATCCCAAGGAGTAGATCCATTCCTCATTGTTTATACCAAAAGATGAACAGTAGCTTTCTCAGGAAATTGTCTAAACTCTTAAAATCCAGCTCTTTTAACTGCCTTGACTATGATGTCCAACAACAATTTCCCCTGCTTAATTATATACTGAataaaaaatatacttttttcagtttgttttaaatgtgctgttTATTAGTTTCATGGATTGTCTCCTCATCTTAGTACTATTTATCCATTCCACCCAGCTCATGATTTTTATagacatcttttctccaagctaaggaACTTTGCACTAGCTACTTCATGTTGGAAAAATGTCTTCAGTAGATCAGGATGACTTGAATGGTAACATTCTTTCCTTGTAGCTAGTGCTGATGGTGCAGTGTCTATTGGGTCCAGAGGACTTGCTTTTTAAACCAGTATCCTGGATATGCAAACAGTATTCATGTAGTTTCATTTTGACAAAACTAAAACTCTTGGCTCTGGAATTCAAAGGGTAGGAGAGGGGTGTTAGCGGAGTATGTGCCACTGTTGAGTGTGTTGACACATGAATGGCTGTGCCTGTTTTACAGCAGCGAAGGTATACTTTCCAAAATTGTGAGTAGAACTCTttatggttagtgtatctggatttaaaaaaggtttggacaagttcctggaggtaaagtccatagtctgctattgaaacggacatggggaagcaactgcttgccctgggattggtagcatggaatgttgctactatttgggtttctgctaggtacttgtgacatggattggccgctgttggaagcaggatactgggctagatagaccattgggcTGATGCAGTATGGTTGTTCTTATGTTATAGTTTAGTTTTAATAAAGGGCATCGTATCTTTATACTTGTTGAACTAATAGGATTAGCATCAAAGAAGTCAGGCAGATGTTTTGTTGCAAAGTTTATTCAGTACTTTGGTCCTATGAAAGATTTTCCTCAGGGACTCACAGTAGTAGTAGAACATTGGGAATAAATGTGATGGTCTTGCTATTCTTGGAGAGGTGCCTCATATCCTTCATATGAATCCTGGACTTTGGTGGGACTTCTGCTGAACTGCTGCATGTTTGGATCTCTTCAATTTTTGCTCATGCTTTGTTTCTTAAAAATGTGCACTTCCAAAATGCTACCTTCTCTTCAACATCATAAAATAATGAAGTGTGTGGATAATGGTGATTTTACAGATGgttttgtgctttttgttttaaaggtaCTTGGAAGTTCTGGCAAGTCGTACATATGCTATTCCTCCTGCCATTACTGTTCCTGTCCTGCCTTTGCTTTTTCTGTGCTACGGAAAAATGACAGCCTACTGGTAAGATTTCCATGCACATATGTGAGAAAGAGTTGGTGCACACAAAGTTTGTTGCCTATTCACACACTCAAAATTACAACCAAGAAAAAGTCAGAGGGtaaccttttttttctctttgcataATTCTGTATTTGGCAAGAAGGGAAATTTGAAATGTCTGATGAGCTGGATATTACACAGTGAATATAGGAACtcctaagttgttttttttttctgttgttttgacTGGTAAAAATCTGACAAGAGTTTTTTTATTTACAGAATAGGGgcctgattttaacaaaatattaccATAGCTACAAAGTGAGATGTTATTTTAAAAGATGTGACCATGCCATGCTGGCATTGATTGGATTACAGTGTTTGAGCAGGTCCTGCTGATATACTGGCCTTGAGACTTACATTGTCTCAATGATTTCCAGTACTGCTCTGTAGAAAACTGAtgcttctctgaggacaagcagacagAAAAAATATTCTCAAATATGGGGGACGTGATCCACAGAGCCTGGTGCAGACACTGCCAAGTACACTGTCAGTCACTTAAAATTTTGAGACAGTGCCACTGCCGCCCATAAACAGGTGCTTTCCCGCCCAACGCGCTAGGGTGGGACCAGCAGTCTTTTCATTTTCGCAAAGCAAAGAGGTGTTTTTAATAGCTCCTCAGCATGAGAAAACTTTGCCTTTTTGATGCCTTCCCTTTTTTCAGGATacttttttcttcatgttctaCCTTTTTCAATAATTTCTACAGTTCGGCCCTGGGGAGCTTAGACCTTTTTCGGGTTCACTTCTACTTGAGCTCCCAGGGCCATAGAGCCTTTTGTCTTTGCATCAGCTGTTTTTCCCGCCATGTCATTGAGAATGCCAAGTGGCTTTTAAGAAGTGTACTCAATGTCATTAGGAatatttcaggcacagacccccataactggtgtgttcagtgccTAGGTCAAGAGCACCGGAACATTCACTGTAGCTTCTACCAACACATGTAAGTGAGGACCCTTAAAGGAAGTGATGAGTTGAAGGAGTTGGATGTATATTCTAAGTAAATCAAAAATCACCCCACTTAAATTGGACAATCTCCCAAAGCCCATAGAGGAAGAAACAAATGGAACTTGATTTTTGTGACCAGTTATAGGTCTCTACTGAGGATGCCACCTGCATCTTTCATAATTCACCTCAATATCATCTTTGTTTTCTAATCATTTGAAGTTTAAAAGGGAAATATATACAGTATAATCTGCTTCATTAAAGTTAATGCAACACTGAGGCCTTCACGGaagctaaataaaataaatgtaaataaaagcATAAACACTAGCTAGAGAGGAAGTCATACTAAGCATCATGAAACAGATTGATTAATGATAGTTTGAAATTCTAAAAACCTAAATAAAGTCCTAGATGCAGCATGAATATGGCTGCCTATCTTACAGTGTTTATAAAGTCAGTTCAGCattaaaagcagtggcgtaccaagggggggccgctggggggatgccgcgcgccgtcagcttcgttcgtttccatgctccctctgccccggaacaggaagtaacctgttctggggcagagggagcatggaaacgaatgaagctgaccggcgcgcagcacccctccagcggtgtgcacctggggggagggggtgtccttttgccgggggggggggtcgcgctgcaccgggagGGGGGTGCTGGGTGCAtctgcgatccaccccgggtgtcagcccccctaggaacgccactgattaaaAGAAACATGTACTGAAGTGAATATGAAAAGTGAGCTTTTTGCAAAAATAGCTCTTATTGCCCATTTCTAAAACTCATTTTTCAAGATCAAGTAAGCAACATAAGCACACTGCTATGTGTGACACTGAATCACAAACCTGGTGAGAACAGTGGTTCTGGTGCAGTAGTGGGGCAttgaaagggaaaaagaaagaatAAAGGTACCTATTGAGAAAAGACATTTGACAGTGAGATCCCTTCTGTGCGCCAGACTTTGTACTGTATCCTCTTTTGGAAGCGAGGTTGTGATCTGGTGTTTTCGGTCCTTATTCAGGACTTGTCAGGAAGTTATTTTATATACTAGGCTGGTCATGACCTTGCACTAGGGTACCTTCTGGAATCCTGTAACTGGGCCCTGAAATTAGATGTGACCTATAAGCCTGGTGTATGCAGTTCAGGCTGGTtgtgttttcaagatatccacactcAACTATGCATGCTGTATTGGCATACAAATACACCTCATATACCTTCagtgtggttatcctgaaaagtAGCTGGTTTGTGGCACTTAAACCAAAACTGCTTAGCCCTGCCTAATACAGTGTTCACAGTTCACGCCTTCCCTCTATCCCAGCCCAGCGGAATGGGTGATCTGACTCAGGGTCACTTGGTCAACCCACAAGAGGTATTCTAATAGAAATGCAATCAAGGATGATTGAAGCAGTAGAAAAATATGCCAGCCAAAACTTATTCAGAAATTAGTGGGTAACACCCAATAACTTGCATAATTTCTGAGTAGAGTCACTATCGGACCTGCACTTTCCAGCATTGTATCTAATTTGCCACTCCTGTTTTGCAGTGCAAGCACATACTTGCTGCTTATCTCAGCCAGGCCATGAGAGCATGCCAGGAACTTACTATCTCCAACCAACAGATGAGCCAGATGCTACTGGCAAAAGATGAGAAGTGAGCAAGCCAACTGCAGCAGATGGACATACAGCCAGGAATGAATGAATCGGACAATTGGTATCAGTTGCTCATCATGCTGATACAATTTCCCTGCTTGTGAATCTTAAATAACTGTATTATATCGTCAGCCTTAAGACGCCTTACCCTCTTCCTCTGGTTTTACATGTGAAGGCCAGAATCGATCTCTGCATTCCTTTGATAATATTTCTGGGCAGAGCAGGCTGTTTAGTGCATTCTCATCATTCTAGCGCTATAAGTTATAGGCTAGAAAATAAGAACTGCCCTGAATGTAATTCTTGTTTTCAGCATCTGTTGCTGGCACTACTTTGATTTGCCTACTAAGAATTGGAGAAGCTTTCCTGGTGTTGTATGCAGAGTATACAGCTTCAAACATGGAGCAGGAACTGTGACCATGCTCATAACATGATACTTTTAAGAAAGTGTTACTTGATGATTGTAGAGTTatgagcagtaaatttaaaaaatgtgataGATCTAGTGCTTTTCTGCAGTTGCTTGTGTGGCTGTATTGAGTAGCCTCCAATACACATATTTAAAAGCCTTTCGtgcctgattttagaaagctgcaagATGCTACTCTTTTACTTGGTCAAGCATGATGGTTTGAAACTCTTACCCAAAGTGAATTTCTttgttgggtgccatttatatgcaaaagaaaacaaagttATGTGGGAAGCAGTCTCATCAGGAAAAATACTTTCTGGCAGTTGCATGTTTTGGCTCAGTGCCACAGCttgctctaaaaatagcaaagAAAGGCTTCCAATTTCAGCTATTAGCCAGTACAGTATCTTCTGCCTTCAATAGAAACAGGGAATTTGATGGCAGATAGGGCCCATCTACCCTGCCTAGTTTCAGTTCCTGGTGCAATGCCATACACTGCAACCAGTCTCTGGATTCCCCTGTacactttacataagtacataagtattgccatactgggaaagaccaaaggtccatcgagcccagcatcctgtttccaacagtggtcaatccaggtcacaaatacctggcaagatcccacaaatgtacaaaacattttatactgcttatcccagaaatagtggattttccccaagtccatttaataatgggctaaggacttttcctttaggaagctgtccaaaccttttttaaactccgctaagctaaccgccttcaccacattctctgggaacgaattccagagtttaattacacgttgagtgaagaaaagctttctctgattcatttcaaTCCTCTGAGGATAGCCGGCTCTCGTTTATTTGTGCAATGTTTTTGTCTGTATGTTCTCTTTCTTCTAAAAGTGATGTGCTTCTTTCCAAGAAGTGTATATATTTCTGACCTCACTAAGCATTGTAATGATGATAGCAGATTACTCCTATTAACCTAGCAGATTTctagtttttctgttttgttggAAAATCCCTTACATGAGAAATCTGTATACATGGTGGACTAACCCATGTCTGGTTTAGCCTGTCCCCAGCGACAAGGCCATGTTGTGAATTTGCAGTTGTAATATATTACACAGGTAGCAGCAGGATGCAACAGTTATGAGTAGCTTTAGAAGTACTGTTTTTGAATTGAAATTTTGTGGAATATTTAGAGTGCACTAGAGCCATGGAAGAAGGACTATAGAAGGAGCTCCTCAAATAATTCACAAAAGTGTTATCATTTTGTCCTTTTTGGATTTTGTTGTGGTGAttataatttttaaaacaaacattaaaagagtaaaaaaaagttttaaataattACACTTtggacatttaaatggtttccatTTTGAAAAATTTGTTTTTCTCCTGTTAGTTTCTTTTGATGTACTATATCAGAAAGCCAGCGACCACGGGATGGCAAGATTTTCATCAGTAGGTGACCTAATTATTCTCAAGCTTTGATTAGAATACATTTCACTATTAGAGGTCAAAAAGTAGTAAACTTCAGACAATTAACTAATGAACCTGTATTCTCAATGACCACTCAAATAATACACCACAcagacttttttaaaaattgcaaaaTACGCCTTCATTTTGTACATAAATACTGTAACAGTACATTACAATATCACATGAGTTAAAGTAGCCATTGTGACATGTTTAAGCAGAATACTAGACAAAATGTGGTAAGTGTCACATAGGAAGTTAAGTCAGAAACATGGTTGCTATTTACAAATTCACATTTTTGAAAACCTTCAGTACTGAGAGCTTATAGATTCCTGCAGTCTATGTTCTTCTCCATGAAAGCAGACAACCTGTGTATCTCCATGCTCACCCAGACATTTTGCTTCCACTCCATGTTCTATAAATACCCATCCCAAAGCAATATGGGATCTTAGTCTTTATTTTGTTCCCCTAGGGAAAGCAAATCAATGAGCCCCACTCAGGCTTGATAGAGGCACTAAATTCAAGAATGGAAAAAGACATCATGATGTCTATGGAAATATATTGCTGTACATTAAAAGacatcacacacaaattccatCAGAGACACTGCTAAAGCTTGTCCTTCACGTCCTTGGTGTGTGGATAAGAGCAATCTTTCAAGCTTTTGTTTATGAACCACTGAGTTTTATGTAATAGTCACAGGGAACAAAATGCATTAATAAATAAGGCAACTACTTATTCTATAGAATAAATTAGACTTTACTGTAGCACTATCGCATGTAGTTGAGAGAACACTGGCTACTTACTTTAACACAGTTGTCTATTCACAAAGCTCCACTCAGTAGTTCATTCTATACAGCATTATTATTAGTGCTAAAATTCTTCAACTAAATGACATCTGAATGAAAAATATCCTCTTGGTATTCATGCATACGTTTGTATTCAT
This sequence is a window from Microcaecilia unicolor chromosome 13, aMicUni1.1, whole genome shotgun sequence. Protein-coding genes within it:
- the ZSWIM7 gene encoding zinc finger SWIM domain-containing protein 7, coding for MDAVLPVVAEELLKEVKKSYQENSRITDELLLGLKFVFGPSALHALDLVDQLSVTHVTCPSGRTLFQVLGSSGKSYICYSSCHYCSCPAFAFSVLRKNDSLLCKHILAAYLSQAMRACQELTISNQQMSQMLLAKDEK